One window of the Babesia microti strain RI chromosome IV, complete genome genome contains the following:
- a CDS encoding aspartate aminotransferase (overlaps_old_locusTagID:BBM_III07040): MTNIYDSLKNKSFEDPNINCAIAARADTSDDKIDLSLGTLCDKDGKFYMFESVKKAEQLVINDDNRTEDYLFMSGDEEFCLAARSILFPGAQSEELSQLVSLQTFGSTGAIALFLQLFSELDYNPTVYLSDPTWCNYYGMLENVGLKYTHHPYIIKGENRLDIDSMISCLSKANLFDILILQVCSHNPSGLDLSEEDWAKVLEVVQQRKLIVLLDIPYQGLSKDFITDVYPCMLFLKARPAVELFVAQSFSKIMGLCSGRIGCLHFRTLSNSNHLKIALTRIIRATYSTPPRHYASLVKRVLTTPDLKKEWLEELTMLANGLKKARAELCNKMVNEFGDRWSFVAKQSGMYAYLNIEDELVKKMRDMHIYTSFRGRIVLSRINERNIDRLIYSLKSCLGIEMI, translated from the exons AtgacaaatatttatgattcTCTAAAaaacaaatcatttgaaGACCCAAATATAAACTGTGCAATTGCAGCACGTGCAGACACCAGTGATGACAAAATAGATCTGTCACTAGGCACTTTATGCGATAAGGatggcaaattttacatgttTGA ATCCGTTAAGAAGGCGGAGCAGCTAGTTATAAACGATGATAATAGAACTGAGGATTACTTATTCATGTCTGGAGATGAGGAGTTTTGTTTAGCAGCAAGATCAATACTATTTCCGGGGGCGCAGTCTGAGGAGCTGAGCCAACTAGTATCTCTGCAAACGTTCGGTTCTACTGGAGCAATTGCCTTGTTCctacaattattttcagAGCTAGATTACAATCCTACAGTATATCTAAGTGATCCTACGTGGTGTAATTACTATGGTATGTTAGAGAATGTTGGACTTAAATATACCCACCACCCGTACATTATAAAG GGGGAGAATAGATTGGATATTGATTCGATGATTAGTTGTTTGTCAAAGGCGAATCTATTTGACATATTGATCCTCCAAGTTTGTTCACACAATCCATCGG GTTTGGATTTATCTGAAGAGGACTGGGCCAAGGTACTTGAAGTAGTGCAACAACGTAAGCTGATTGTACTATTGGACATCCCTTATCAAGGCCTATCAAAGGACTTTATCACAGATGTCTACCCTtgtatgttatttttgaagGCTCGGCCGGCAGTTGAGTTATTCGTGGCACAATCTTTTTCCAAGATAATGGGCCTATGTTCCGGGCGTATAGGTTGTCTCCATTTCAGGACTCTGAGCAATTCTAATCATCTAAAAATTGCACTGACTAGGATAATAAGGGCAACTTATAGCACCCCTCCCAGGCACTATGCTTCATTAGTCAAAAGAGTTCTAACCACTCCGGATTTGAAAAAAGAGTGGCTGGAGGAGCTCACAATGCTAGCCAATGGCTTAAAGAAGGCAAGGGCAGAACTATGTAATAAAATGGTTAATGAATTTGGAGACAGATGGAGTTTTGTAGCGAAGCAATCTGGGATGTACGCTTATCTAAACATTGAGGATGAACTGGTTAAGAAGATGAGGGACATGCACATATACACCTCATTTAGGGGCAGGATTGTTTTGTCTAGGATAAATGAGAGAAACATTGATCGTTTAATATACAGTTTAAAATCATGTTTGGGAATTGAAATGATATAG
- a CDS encoding phosphatidylserine decarboxylase (overlaps_old_locusTagID:BBM_III07045), with the protein MLNYVISSFKTAPFKSSQVVLFLGFGLLMNHKYRTACSFNSRLSDIQSPSKLYLLHVLFNRSLSFAFSKVVDMPIPQPLRLPVFKTLVYSLGIDTSELVYPLDAYESLAMFFTRNLPECARPIQDYSNNTLTSPVDGRVMVWGEIDRDRVGQITVKGATYNVNCFLGEQISAKSDNTNRYDNYLANSATKKMEKRLHYIVLKIPLGAYHHFHSPTDFYLTERRYFPGESLPLGKFVTKYFSDIFTANERVVFKGINNCGNRLFIIPVGTFCLGKITHNVDLEFDTNRSGQIQVYLGGPIETKRYDTPIVYRKGDEIGEFKQGSAVVLIFESDGSVDWNVKIGDMVKIGEKIVKM; encoded by the exons atgttaaattaCGTAATTTCTAGTTTCAAAACTGCGCCATTCAAATCCTCACAAGTGGTTCTGTTTCTAGGTTTTGGTCTTTTGATGAACCATAAGTATCGCACAGCATGTTCGTTTAATTCACGGTTGTCAGATATACAATCTCCCTCAAAA CTTTACCTTCTACATGTACTGTTCAACAGGAGTCTCTCTTTTGCATTTTCCAAGGTTGTAGATATGCCCATACCACAGCCTCTCAG ACTGCCAGTATTTAAGACACTGGTCTATTCCCTAGGCATAGACACTAGCGAGTTAGTATACCCTTTGGATGCCTATGAAAGCTTGGCCATGTTTTTCACCAGAAATCTGCCAGAATGTGCTAGACCTATACAGGATTATTCTAATAACACGTTAACGTCACCAGTTGATGGGAGAGTTATGGTTTGGGGGGAAATAGATAGGGATAGAGTTGGACAAATAACGGTTAAGGGGGCTACgtataatgtaaattgcTTTCTTGGCGAACAAATTTCTGCGAAATCTGATAACACTAATagatatgataattatttggcaAATTCTGCCACTAAAAAAATGGAAAAAAGATTGCACTATATAGTATTAAAAATACCCCTTGGCGCATATCATCACTTTCATTCCCCTACCgatttttatttaactGAAAGAAGATATTTTCCAGGAGAATCACTGCCCTTAGGCAAATTTGTAACCAAGTATTTCTCTGATATTTTTACCGCAAACGAAAGGGTTGTATTCAAAGGCATCAATAATTGTGGTAATAGACTGTTTATCATACCCGTTGGTACGTTTTGCCTTGGaaaaataacacataatGTTGATCTAGAA TTCGACACCAATAGGAGTGGGCAAATTCAAGTTTATCTCGGAGGGCCAATTGAAACAAAGCGTTACGACACTCCTATTGTATACAGGAAGGGTGATGAAATAGGCGAATTTAAGCAGGGATCCGCAGTTGTACTTATTTTTGAAAGTGATGGTTCGGTTGATTGGAATGTCAAAATCGGCGATATGGTCAAAATAGGGGAAAAGATTGTTAAAATGTAA
- a CDS encoding Sec7 domain (overlaps_old_locusTagID:BBM_III07030): MEKQLDVLLNELYKVIAGIRECKRFNKLEPSGNGTKVLLQLNNVVQYIQQFHHESSMFNYRQVDALIDMLQSAEWLAAGLWPTTLTALTNILKQPASCTIIDKSFSALLAVDVIAFEHKLEGIASEYMHSLTQILAGDCSNNVNPNTICQAYLKMFHLSLQNKHATIRLHALNTFTHLITRHHLQNFQLPLLLSAIISLDWLARIRNEPNNERLHITSIKTLEALQIYKFDYHAVVKLYATNVTSLAALSRGIMPTAFSNSFLDRLSALVVAALNSVNEFLELRIHTLGNSAKICKQSLKFVLINHLSFALFVSFLWENEGVLEAAIRCMFNLHKIFGMEISKQLEFLISQLFSNALNANKDYNAYLLRRIFLAISVRDIHHYMDACPHRHNTYQALVKLLLSNCIPNFRGDARALGLSKRKNVFSQARARARERSARSDDAGSMAEGISSDVFSHTLSALSALLAAISFPRSSGGCLAGVEMGTEMTETETADNVTLEQLVEKFNSDGEWLSHFDGDETKVAHFLMCPFLDLKKAGEFLGSHVEPVFMDKVRREFVAQFNFTAMPIITALRKFLATFRLPGESQQIERIIDTFAETYFAHQLEWSAPEAALCDAENATPRSEGCLMHYRWVVHEEVYYETFRDESFLSALRAYYSPPPSAQCIDSNRVELAPDRTMSTCADVLGPYVWRKSFESGLGAWFANADAVFVLCYSIIMLNTDLHNSHIRNKMKLEEFIRNNKGINAGDDLPDAFLCDIYKSISRSQIQLYRDHAGSIQPTMDSFNTNYSARKVDMLQLPLLQYRQFWSKVDDGEILIGIEAESGREDRAEEVLDSGAIGSSAPCLGILVSAGVLEFLDSAVYLSESAEFLQETLTTLWKLSVIAAKFDAVDLVNEIFTLPSLTFTDQLSHRCQIIVAFSMHFVAAFGKLFDAKSWEVAYSAQLSLLSLNLLQNSTFGMPSPCSSPGGALVPPKVKFHRADLRRQGFKWISDIAGYIFSNKHTAAEPVAPAADVYSAPRFGREALGKASMHFLFSPQNRNDLISNPLFDPLLAAAEVELIRSTEDELCLRQLLDMFYQYGSGLPSASKASRTVDCSQRPPIAAMLNLSTLPDASLPQLLDYFKFRLALINHYKVHLLVPAVLCSHDCKLPQFDSGLGEIERWLFNQWPRSAQGALGSGMDTMGNGKGGRRLEREEDDSDRCKRGVILAPNEKELSRFRIRASPLVALATLGLLVEAIAEAGEAETAPPAAKELVAVKLDRALALFARVVYSIFDSELLDVTNVSVANSGTEEEKPSAIGDVGSAASLDCTALNWLAGDDLDSIKACAVAIVLGFVSRSIGGVGSGLRRLCGEMLFLISRLPCKYLSLHWMKAPLHAAIAAAAGGVSSNSGGFLPALLLIQRICGMGDLTIVHHHDRRSCVTEEHSVWRIFNRLIANSGFSRGEHRDHLADVVQTIIVIAVFYQKCPPLEEEYGDQVEAVKLLVGLAEGGAFGGERGIVMRSLALISAFAPKAVRAGAMVNLQHRLCHPGHDLSLNDFFSLLDGVVIPLVTYRWTYRYTYTLDVGGECASLPLFHEHLAASLSTESAAKFLSDEGIAARMASSFSTLCQTFMASLSLLLAARDNPPMSVGHSMEELTKCGENCIGYLLLAVRMVLKSLAEPSARILNGKGAETFIEAIKNLIFVILYTDEIKYAPETCAKHVHGYHLLDACAEAAGVADKVAGAETSDRAVLATVANSISDAQGLQDIFVGIIQTIYA, translated from the exons ATGGAGAAACAGCTTGACGTGTTGCTTAACGAACTATACAAAGTCATTGCAGGGATACGCGAATGCAAGAGGTTCAACAAACTCGAACCATCAGGAAATGGAACCAAAGTCCTACTACAACTCAATAATGTCGTCCAATACATCCAACAATTTCACCATGAATCCTCAATGTTCAACTACCGGCAGGTTGATGCGCTCATTGATATGCTACAATCGGCCGAATGGTTGGCAGCCGGTCTATGGCCAACAACGCTAACGGCGCTTACAAATATACTGAAACAACCAGCGTCATGTACAATCATAGACAAGTCATTTTCCGCCCTGCTGGCCGTTGACGTAATCGCCTTTGAGCATAAACTAGAAGGCATAGCCAGCGAATACATGCACTCCCTAACACAAATCCTGGCAGGAGATTGCTCAAATAATGTCAATCCCAATACGATCTGCCAGGCATACCTTAAAATGTTTCACCTATCGCTACAAAATAAACACGCCACAATAAGACTTCATGCACTTAATACATTCACACACCTAATCACAAGGCATCACCTGCAAAACTTCCAATTGCCACTCCTACTTAGCGCAATAATCAGCCTGGACTGGCTGGCCCGCATTAGGAACGAACCAAATAATGAGCGACTTCATATAACCAGCATCAAAACCTTGGAAGCACTACAGATATATAAATTCGACTATCACGCTgttgttaaattatatgcaACAAACGTCACGTCTTTAGCCGCGCTAAGCAGGGGTATCATGCCAACTGCATTCTCCAACTCGTTCCTAGACCGCCTCTCAGCGCTAGTCGTAGCGGCCCTCAACTCTGTCAATGAATTCCTCGAGCTACGCATTCACACCCTGGGAAACAGCGCAAAAATATGCAAACAATCACTAAAATTTGTCCTGATAAATCACCTCTCCTTCGCCCTTTTCGTTTCCTTTCTTTGGGAAAATGAAGGAGTGCTAGAGGCCGCCATCAGATGTATGTTTAATCTACATAAAATCTTCGGGATGGAAATCTCCAAACAGTTAGAATTCCTCATATCACAACTCTTTTCTAACGCACTTAACGCAAACAAAGATTACAATGCATACCTATTGCGCCGAATATTCCTTGCCATATCTGTACGTGATATACACCACTATATGGACGCCTGCCCGCACAGACACAACACCTACCAGGCCCTAGTAAAATTGCTGTTATCTAACTGCATACCTAACTTTAGGGGAGACGCTAGGGCACTTGGTCTGAGTAAACGAAAAAACGTCTTCTCCCAGGCGCGCGCTAGGGCGCGGGAACGAAGCGCTAGATCCGACGATGCGGGGTCCATGGCTGAGGGGATCTCCTCGGACGTCTTCTCTCATACGTTGTCGGCCCTATCTGCGTTATTAGCTGCTATTTCGTTTCCTCGATCTAGTGGGGGGTGTCTGGCGGGCGTGGAAATGGGGACAGAAATGACTGAAACTGAAACGGCGGATAATGTCACATTGGAACAACTAGTGGAAAAATTCAACAGTGATGGAGAGTGGCTCAGTCATTTCGATGGAGATGAAACAAAAGTCGCGCATTTCCTAATGTGCCCCTTTTTGGACCTAAAAAAGGCTGGCGAATTCCTTGGGAGCCATGTGGAACCAGTATTCATGGACAAAGTGAGAAGGGAATTCGTAGCCCAATTCAACTTCACTGCAATGCCCATCATCACGGCCCTTAGAAAATTTCTGGCCACATTTCGCCTGCCAGGCGAGTCACAACAAATCGAACGTATTATTGACACGTTCGCAGAAACATATTTCGCGCATCAGCTTGAATGGTCGGCCCCGGAAGCGGCACTCTGCGACGCTGAAAACGCAACTCCACGTAGCGAAGGCTGTCTCATGCACTACCGATGGGTAGTGCATGAGGAAGTCTACTACGAAACCTTCAGGGACGAGTCCTTCCTCTCTGCCCTGCGGGCCTACTACAGCCCCCCGCCCTCCGCCCAGTGCATAGACTCTAACCGAGTGGAGCTGGCACCTGATAGAACAATGTCCACGTGTGCAGATGTTCTCGGCCCCTACGTCTGGAGAAAGTCCTTCGAGTCGGGATTAGGCGCGTGGTTTGCCAACGCAGATGCCGTATTCGTGCTCTGTTATTCAATCATAATGCTCAACACTGACCTGCACAACTCCCATATCCGGAACAAGATGAAGCTAGAAGAATTTATACGCAACAATAAGGGCATCAATGCAGGGGACGATCTTCCGGATGCGTTCTTGTGCGACATTTATAAAAGCATATCCCGCTCGCAAATTCAGCTGTACAGAGATCATGCCGGGTCGATACAGCCCACTATGGACTCTTTCAATACTAATTACTCCGCCAGAAAAGTCGATATGCTTCAGCTCCCACTCCTTCAGTACCGTCAGTTCTGGAGCAAGGTTGATGATGGTGAAATTTTGATCGGCATTGAGGCCGAATCTGGGCGAGAGGATCGGGCCGAGGAGGTATTAGATTCAGGCGCCATAGGTTCATCGGCGCCTTGCCTTGGAATTCTGGTTAGCGCAGGCGTACTGGAGTTTTTGGATTCCGCAGTATACCTTTCTGAATCTGCAGAATTCCTCCAGGAGACATTGACCACGTTGTGGAAACTGTCTGTAATAGCAGCTAAATTTGATGCGGTTGACCTGGTCAACGAAATATTCACCCTGCCTTCTCTAACCTTCACTGATCAGCTATCTCATAGGTGTCAAATTATTGTCGCCTTTTCAATGCATTTTGTGGCCGCATTTGGCAAATTGTTCGATGCCAAATCTTGGGAAGTCGCGTACTCTGCTCAACTTTCGCTTCTTTCTTTAAATCTGCTCCAAAATTCAACGTTTGGAATGCCGAGCCCTTGCAGTTCCCCCGGGGGCGCCCTTGTGCCGCCAAAAGTGAAGTTCCATCGTGCAGATCTCAGGCGCCAGGGTTTTAAGTGGATCAGCGATATTGCAGGGTACATCTTCTCCAACAAGCACACAGCCGCAGAACCTGTGGCTCCGGCGGCAGATGTTTATTCTGCGCCACGATTCGGCAGGGAGGCGCTGGGGAAGGCCAGTATGCACTTTTTGTTTTCTCCGCAAAACAGGAATGATCTGATCTCGAACCCATTGTTTGACCCTTTGTTGGCTGCAGCAGAAGTTGAGTTGATCAGGTCTACAGAGGACGAGCTCTGTCTTAGGCAACTGCTTGACATGTTCTACCAGTATGGTTCGGGTCTTCCCTCTGCAAGCAAGGCCTCCAGGACCGTGGACTGTTCCCAGCGCCCTCCCATCGCAGCCATGCTCAACCTGTCTACGCTTCCCGACGCTTCTCTCCCGCAATTGCTCGACTATTTTAAATTCCGTCTAGCTCTTATTAACCACTACAAAGTGCACCTTTTGGTACCGGCGGTCCTATGTTCCCACGACTGCAAGCTGCCGCAGTTTGACTCTGGCCTAGGGGAGATCGAGAGGTGGCTCTTTAACCAGTGGCCCAGGAGTGCCCAGGGCGCATTGGGGAGTGGCATGGACACGATGGGCAATGGAAAGGGCGGTCGCAGGTTGGAGAGGGAGGAGGATGATTCTGATAGGTGCAAAAGGGGCGTCATACTGGCGCCTAACGAGAAGGAGCTGTCCCGTTTCAGGATTAGGGCATCTCCCTTAGTTGCTTTGGCCACGCTGGGCCTATTGGTGGAAGCTATCGCAGAGGCCGGGGAGGCTGAGACGGCACCTCCTGCGGCAAAGGAACTGGTGGCTGTAAAACTGGACAGGGCATTGGCCCTGTTTGCCCGTGTGGTGTACAGCATATTTGACTCGGAGTTACTGGATGTCACAAACGTTTCTGTTGCAAATAGTGGCACTGAAGAGGAAAAGCCGTCTGCAATCGGCGATGTGGGTTCTGCCGCGTCACTGGATTGCACGGCGCTAAATTGGCTTGCGGGCGACGACCTTGACAGCATCAAGGCCTGTGCGGTTGCCATCGTACTGGGCTTCGTCTCTAGGTCTATTGGCGGCGTGGGCTCTGGGCTCAGGCGTTTATGCGGAGAAATGCTATTTCTTATAAGTAGGCTGCCCTGCAAGTACCTGTCCCTGCACTGGATGAAGGCTCCGCTACACGCTGCAATCGCAGCCGCCGCAGGCGGCGTCTCCTCAAATTCGGGGGGGTTTTTGCCGGCTTTGTTGTTGATTCAGCGCATATGTGGAATGGGTGATTTGACGATTGTTCACCATCACGACCGGCGTTCTTGCGTGACCGAAGAGCATTCTGTTTGGCGTATTTTTAATCGCTTAATCGCAAATAGTGGGTTTTCTCGCGGGGAGCACCGGGATCATTTGGCTGATGTTGTGCAGACGATCATTGTAATAGCtgtattttatcaaaagtGTCCCCCGCTTGAGGAGGAGTATGGGGATCAGGTCGAGGCGGTGAAGCTTTTGGTTGGCCTGGCGGAGGGGGGGGCGTTTGGCGGTGAGAGGGGCATTGTGATGCGATCCCTAGCCCTCATCTCCGCGTTTGCTCCAAAGGCCGTGAGGGCTGGAGCTATGGTTAATCTGCAGCATCGCCTTTGCCACCCAGGCCATGATCTATCGcttaatgatttttttagtcTGTTGGATGGCGTCGTTATCCCCCTGGTTACATATAGGTGGACCTACagatatacatatacaCTCGATGTTGGTGGCGAGTGTGCCTCGTTGCCACTCTTTCATGAGCATCTTGCCGCCTCTCTATCCACAGAATCGGCCGCGAAATTCCTTTCTGATGAAGGTATCGCTGCCCGAATGGCAAGCTCATTTTCCACCCTCTGTCAAACTTTCATGGCATCTCTCTCACTCTTGCTAGCAGCCCGTGATAACCCCCCCATGAGTGTTGGCCACTCGATGGAGGAACTCACAAAATGTGGGGAAAACTGCATTGGGTACCTCCTGCTGGCAGTGCGCATGGTCCTGAAGAGCCTGGCCGAACCGTCAGCACGG ATCCTTAACGGAAAGGGCGCCGAGACATTTATAGAGGCCATCAAAAATCTCATTTTCGTCATCCTCTATACCGATGAGATCAAGTATGCCCCTGAAACG TGCGCCAAGCATGTCCACGGGTACCATCTGCTGGACGCCTGCGCAGAGGCTGCCGGCGTGGCCGATAAAGTGGCGGGCGCGGAGACTAGCGACCGCGCCGTGTTGGCCACGGTCGCCAACTCCATTTCAGATGCCCAGGGCCTCCAGGATATCTTTGTTGGCATCATCCAAACCATATATGCTTGA
- a CDS encoding conserved Plasmodium protein, unknown function (overlaps_old_locusTagID:BBM_III07035) produces the protein MYKRALKRYHWELIHEDLKYLFSQHNRDTLVQIKAHPWQRFASKEELWHRGFIPALLCNGRYERFTLRREEIERVAFEEPEGHLSNLFKGRMFHIDLGGVAEKCLVSHVQSDPVAKKLYFIKFNRHVPGEISLVDIPCTLIGLLGCPAYIKGCHVELSMQSIKCEVFGETVPPPFQIDVSKLDYNHPYTAIRLKDLECLLPDDGKTLFDRHYTLDEEVVWAYIPNTIAETPLPANYKDPNFTNRRGGRINLTFSGTMPKQ, from the exons ATGTACAAAAGGGCACTAAAGCGATACCACTGGGAGCTTATACATGAAGATTTGAAATACCTCTTTTCCCAGCACAACAGAGACACCCTTGTACAAATCAAAGCTCATCCCTGGCAACGGTTCGCCAGCAAGGAAGAGCTGTGGCACAGAGGGTTCATCCCTGCATTGCTATGCAATGGGAGATACGAAAGATTTACGCTAAGGCGCGAGGAGATTGAACGAGTTGCATTCGAGGAACCGGAAGGCCATTTGTCCAACC TATTTAAAGGACGGATGTTTCACATTGATTTGGGAGGAGTGGCTGAAAAGTGCCTGGTATCACACGTACAGTCAGATCCAG TGGCGAAAAAACTCTACTTTATAAAGTTTAACAGGCATGTACCAGGAGAAATCAGCTTGGTCGACATTCCCTGCACGTTAATTGGCCTGCTAGGGTGCCCTGCCTATATAAAGG GCTGTCATGTAGAACTTTCGATGCAATCTATCAAATGCGAGGTGTTCGGCGAAACTGTGCCACCACCTTTCCAAATAGACGTATCCAAACTCGACTATAACCATCCCTACACGGCAATCAGACTCAAGGACCTAGAGTGCTTACTTCCGGACGATGGAAAGACACTGTTTGACCGCCATTATACACTGGATGAGGAAGTAGTATGGGCCTACATACCTAACACC ATCGCAGAGACGCCGCTTCCAGCGAACTATAAGGACCCAAACTTCACTAACCGTAGGGGCGGGCGCATTAACTTGACATTTTCTGGCACAATGCCCAAACAGTAG
- a CDS encoding geranylgeranyl transferase type-2 subunit alpha (overlaps_old_locusTagID:BBM_III07025) — MHGYRENDFYSSEAEKAEFQKKLSQGYVILDKFILHLNNMSKQPLSCDVANDAKIQKMLDLSAALIGFIGEFAPAWSFRRWYLTQLLRQNAPVQVLEQSINREINLLTDTMLKYAKFYATWQHRLLLISQIACKLSASFYESVLAKEFVFIDKILAMDGRNFHCWRHINYLKQMTPNLTFQNKLTYPEYLTYLIKEDFSNFSAWHERALLDAFDTSEEIDMLHEAIYTDPEDSSIWEYYKHILTKYTPLRLLKTWRTGGSGGKSSVYLMFSDYVTRLKIAECDDSAGEYTYECVEGDALKTPSAYSRVWKINGEFKILTQVTIYAETYGKCTDVFYKRLVSTDAITSDNKVTHKFVINVNGVNEKNVVDFDKKIDQTIVISELNFIDQLLKIEPNSMYLHLAKIFILKHSRENCMNQITDCYYKLMQLDTARVNYYKHENSLSQITARLTEVSEHIDISGNYLSGIPYALSVKLFGCQSLNLSNCGLTCSTVDGWHIPLIRTLQILDISSNNLNSLDTLTTSVVLLDVRGNPLNALKSSPIFITEKLAFEFRNPNLKIIVADASNDGWDWAAYAGAEWLCTIANEALCTMTNLSPLLANYLTRLSGTQNLLIRQT, encoded by the exons ATGCACGGGTACAGGGAAAATGATTTCTACAGCTCAGAGGCTGAAAAGGCTGAGTTCCAAAAAAAACTTTCCCAGGGCTATGTGATTCTAGACAAGTTCATCCTccatctaaataatatgtctAAGCAGCCGCTGTCTTGCGACGTTGCCAATGACGccaaaattcaaaaaatgcTAGATCTTTCAGCGGCGCTTATAGGCTTCATCGGCGAATTTGCCCCTGCATGGTCCTTCCGCCGTTGGTACCTGACTCAGCTCTTGCGCCAAAATGCGCCCGTACAAGTACTAGAACAATCCATAAACCGagaaataaatttgctaaCCGACACCATGCTTAAgtatgcaaaattttacgCGACCTGGCAGCATCGTCTACTCCTAATATCTCAGATTGCTTGTAAACTGTCTGCATCCTTCTATGAGAGTGTATTGGCCAaagaatttgtttttattgataaaatactGGCTATGGACGGCCGCAACTTTCATTGCTGGAGGCATATAAACTATCTAAAGCAAATGACACCAAACCTAACTTTCCAAAACAAACTAACGTACCCAGAGTATCTAACGTATCTAATCAAGGAggatttttcaaatttttcagCCTGGCATGAGCGGGCACTCCTTGATGCGTTTGATACCAGTGAAGAAATTGATATGTTACACGAG GCCATATATACGGACCCAGAGGACTCTTCCATTTGGGAATACTACAAGCACATCCTAACCAAATATACCCCGCTAAGGCTTTTAAAAACTTGGAGAACTGGCGGTTCTGGGGGCAAATCCTCTGTTTACCTTATGTTCTCAGACTACGTAACTAGGCTGAAAATTGCCGAATGTGACGACTCTGCTGGCGAATATACGTACGAATGCGTGGAAGGCGATGCGTTAAAAACCCCATCTGCCTACTCTCGCGTTTGGAAGATTAATGGGGagtttaaaattttaactcaAGTGACAATATATGCTGAAACGTACGGTAAATGCACAGATGTCTTCTACAAACGGCTCGTTTCTACGGATGCAATCACTAGTGACAACAAAGTTACTCACAAATTCGTTATAAATGTGAATGGTGTGaatgaaaaaaatgttgttgattttgacaaaaaaattgaCCAAACCATAGTGATTTCTGagttaaattttattgaccaattattaaaaatcgAGCCCAATTCAATGTATCTACACTTGGCCAAAATATTCATCCTCAAGCACTCTAGGGAAAATTGTATGAACCAGATTACAGATTGCTACTACAAGCTTATGCAGCTGGATACTGCTAGAGTTAATTACTATAAACACGAAAATTCCCTATCACAGATAACAGCCCGTTTGACGGAAGTTTCTGAGCACATTGACATTTCtggtaattatttatcag GGATCCCTTACGCCCTCTCGGTAAAATTATTCGGCTGCCAATCCCTAAACTTATCTAATTGTGGGCTGACTTGTTCTACAGTGGATGGATGGCACATACCACTGATTAGAACGTTACAAATACTTGACATTTCtagtaacaatttgaaCAGCCTAGACACTTTGACAACGAGCGTAGTATT GCTGGACGTTAGGGGCAATCCTTTAAATGCTTTAAAAAGCAGCCCTATATTCATTACTGAAAAGTTAGCATTTGAGTTTAGAAATCCtaatttgaaaataatagtGGCCGACGCGAGCAATGACGGGTGGGATTGGGCTGCGTATGCGGGGGCGGAGTGGTTGTGTACCATTGCCAACGAGGCCCTATGCACCATGACCAATTTGTCGCCGCTGCTGGCCAACTATTTGACACGGTTAAGTGGCACTCAGAATTTACTAATTAGACAAACATAG